One genomic segment of Helianthus annuus cultivar XRQ/B chromosome 14, HanXRQr2.0-SUNRISE, whole genome shotgun sequence includes these proteins:
- the LOC110943228 gene encoding uncharacterized protein LOC110943228, whose amino-acid sequence MNFPDEANYPTRFPERMVKGCMLRLGYRSTLNTGNYLKSKFQKSFKFLIHCILISLSHTKGSYDQMRDYEMNMLTALVLNKKYNFSHIIFHYMVENLASDVRVWRYPRFVQMMIDRAYPGIDRDIKDDLLVQAHMSNISLKNLVKYHPHHPEPELVIENFGLLKDASYVDPDPESHQNWRNEEEMKEALYAAELKIIQGFKPTKNEWYVKESGRRRRLVTPVAEGEGSSSKPKKKQKKKAETVLVDESEEEVPEVNIEREQEAASVAHIEIHTDLFTDNVDIPQEKEKVLEKRIDEVIAENKKLADECKKIADREKSLAGKVQRLEGENKVLELKIEVDQTEIDVLKVRVSELEEEKSRRESENEYYKLKNKELMAAKALHEHKFYMLNRVVESMLETTVDQKYEELKLEDLRAERKAEVERQMKDKGKAVEGSSVMSIVPSMVIDNPVPISSVPGIVEEEIQSPKLIGGEEEEDDEDNDEEEFVYSASSLSSKGDDDDDAAGGSGVRVTEASKEKVVEDLLNDTVNEESGEAERKGESSKNQIVEHHEPLFLCLDVYREMLNDVNPENPIDLEADLESFDINKQKDYKYNYVEDADQYDRVEVEDCSDNEDVPEDTSKLPTLMEFFAAENRDELRQKVTEAVNENVFECLRKEAEQESQSNVEKEDHSKWFKDNHERKFKRPLKFFRRDRSISLGDIISWGFLPEVNANAVRREYGVQYFKRLNDIMSLPWWDVDELSQVRTLEYQVRQNDKAMWGYIKYETLRGYLKWKPHRPRRVERVDPETGVRETILNVKPPRTMTTIPMPEMEQDFYKGFIDWVYSCLTTEAIITYRAGSELRYIRVYDPMWLVNCSAKDIECLFIHKIRYKAEDKDQAQQFQRVVSLCFQKGINSESKWKSSWWALDEKMKKKAKHERERENRRMEEKSGKFLKKQQEEEKSEKRKREKIRVALSRKPKGREENYKAAI is encoded by the exons ATGAATTTTCCTGATGAAGCAAACTACCCAACTAGATTTCCTGAACGAATGGTGAAGGGTTGCATGCTACGTTTGGGATACAGAAGCACGTTGAATACTGGGAACTACTTAAAGTCAAAATTTCAGAAATCATTCAAGTTCTTGATTCATTGTATTTTGATTTCCCTGAGTCACACAAAGGGTAGTTATGACCAGATGAGGGATTATGAAATGAATATGTTAACTGCTTTAGTGTTGAacaagaaatacaacttctcGCACATCAtttttcattatatggtggagaatctagcatcagatgttagagtttggaGATATCCACGCTTTGTTCAAATGATGATTGATCGTGCTTATCCTGGTATTGACAGAGATATTAAGGATGATCTTCTTGTTCAAGCACACATGTCTAATATCTCGTTGAAGAATTTGGTCAAGTACCATCCTCATCATCCAGAGCCGGAGTTGGTGATTGAAAACTTCGGATTACTTAAAGATGCAAGTTATGTGGATCCTGATCCAGAAAGTCATCAAAACTGGagaaatgaagaagaaatgaaagaagcattGTATGCTGCAGAGTTGAAGATAATTCAGGGTTTCAAACCAACAaagaatgagtggtatgtgaAGGAGTCTGGGCGCAGACGTAGACTTGTAACTCCTGTAGCTGAAGGAGAAGGTTCTTCTTCAAAGCCAAAGAAAAAACAAAAGAAGAAGGCTGAAACTGTGTTAGTTGATGAGTCTGAAGAAGAAGTTCCTGAGGTGAACATTGAAAGGGAACAAGAGGCGGCTAGTGTAGCACATATTGAAATTCATACAGATTTGTTTACTGATAATGTTGACATTCCACaggagaaagagaaagtg ttggaaaagagaattgatgaGGTGATAGCAGAAAACAAAAAGTTGGCAGATGAATGCAAAAAGATTGCTGATAGAGAAAAGTCTCTTGCTGGTAAGGTGCAGAGATTAgaaggtgaaaacaaagtgttgGAACTGAAGATTGAAGTTGATCAGACGGAAATTGATGTtttgaaagttcgagtgtctgaGTTAGAAGAGGAGAAGAGTCGTCGAGAGAGTGAAAATGAGTACTATAAGTTGAAGAACAAAGAGCTTATGGCTGCTAAAGCGTTGCATGAACACAAGTTCTACATGCTGAATAGAGTTGTGGAAAGCATGTTAGAAACAACAGTGGATCAGAAGTATGAAGAGTTGAAGTTAGAGGATCTTCGTGCTGAACGTAAAGCAGAAGTAGAAAGGCAAATGAAAGATAAAGGTAAAGCTGTTGAAGGAAGTTCCGTAATGTCTATTGTGCCTTCAATGGTGATAGATAATCCAGTGCCTATATCCTCTGTTCCTGGTATAGTTGAAGAAGAAATTCAATCGCCAAAGTTAATTGGTGgcgaagaagaagaggatgatgaagataaTGATGAGGAAGAGTTTGTTTATTCTGCAAGCAGTCTCAGTTcgaaaggtgatgatgatgatgacgctgcAGGAGGTTCTGGTGTGAGAGTTACTGAAGCTTCAaaagaaaaagtcgttgaagatctgCTAAACGATACAGTTAATGAAGAAAGTGGGGAAGCTGAGAgaaagggggagtcgagtaagAATCAGATTGTCGAACATCATGAACCGTTGTTCTTATGTCTAGATGTGTATAGGGAGATGTTAAATGATGTAAATCCCGAGAATCCAATTGATCTTGAAGCTGATCTGGAAtcttttgatatcaataaacagaAAGATTACAAGTATAACTATGTTGAGGATGCAGATCAGTACGATAGGGTTGAAGTAGAAGATTGTTCTGATAATGAGGATGTCCCTGAAGATACATCAAAACTTCCGACGTTAATGGAGTTTTTCGCAGCTGAAAACAGAGATGAGTTGCGTCAGAAAGTGACTGAAGCGGTGAATGAAAATGTGTTCGAGTGCTTGAGAAAAGAAGCTGAACAAGAAAGTCAATCAAATGTTGAGAAAGAAGATCATTCAAAATGGTTTAAAGACAATCATGAGAGAAAGTTCAAGAGGCCTTTGAAGTTTTTCCGACGTGATAGATCTATTTCTCTTGGTGATATCAttagttggggttttcttcctGAAGTCAACGCCAATGCAGTTAGAAGAGAATATGGTGTCCAATACTTTAAACGTTTaaatgacattatgtcattaccatggtgggatgtcgATGAGTTATCTCAGGTGAGAACGTTGGAGTATCAGGTGAGACAGAATGATAAAGCAATGTGGGGATATATCAAGTACGAGACTCTAAGAGGTTATCTGAAATGGAAACCTCATCGTCCAAGACGGGTTGAAAGAGTAGATCCTGAAACTGGTGTAAGGGAAACTATTCTGaatgtaaagcctccaagaaccATGACGACGATTCCTATGCCAGAAATGGAACAAGATTTTTACAAAGGGTTCATTGATTGGGTGTATAGCTGTCTTACAACTGAAGCTATCATTACATACAGAGCTGGTAGTGAGCTGAGATATATTCGTGTCTATGATCCGATGTGGCTGGTGAATTGTTCGGCAAAAGACATCGAATGCTTGTTTATTCACAAGATTCGTTATAAAGCAGAAGATAAAGATCAAGCTCAACAGTTCCAACGCGTTGTATCACTGTGCTTTCAAAAAGGAATCAATTCCGAAAGCAAGTGGAAATCGTCTTGGTGGGCATtggatgaaaagatgaagaagaaagcaaAACATGAACGTGAACGTGAAAATCGTAGGATGGAAGAGAAAAGTGGAAAGTTCTTGAAGAAACAACAGGAAGAAGAGAAGTCAGAGAAGCGAAAGCGTGAAAAGATCAGAGTTGCATTGAGCAGGAAGCCTAAAGGGCGTGAAGAAAATTACAAAGCTGCTATCTGA